Proteins from a genomic interval of Dermacentor variabilis isolate Ectoservices chromosome 8, ASM5094787v1, whole genome shotgun sequence:
- the LOC142591313 gene encoding putative nicotine oxidoreductase, giving the protein MIQHHVDDKELYPHSMFGFRVNLLTQDVLLQINEEIINTSLRAGKNVIMALDIKGVFHNVSHEGIMEGLNKANCDKRIHDYVKAFLTKCTAAVGLGDLRSDVFTTPRKGTPPGSVISPTLFNIAMIGLARRLRKIDGIQHAIHADDITVWVNRGSLGQKQEKVQEAAKCVEEYVRERGLACSTEK; this is encoded by the coding sequence ATGATCCAACATCACGTGGATGACAAGGAGCtatacccgcacagcatgttTGGCTTCCGGGTGAACCTTTTAACGCAGGACGTCCTCCTGCAGATAAACGAAGAAATCATAAACACGTCACTTAGAGCAGGCAAAAACGTTATCATGGCCCTAGATATCAAAGGGGTCTTCCACAACGTTAGTCACGAAGGCATCATGGAAGGACTGAACAAGGCCAACTGCGACAAGAGAATCCACGACTACGTGAAGGCCTTTCTGACCAAATGCACGGCAGCGGTGGGATTGGGGGATCTGCGAAGTGACGTCTTCACCACCCCACGCAAAGGCACGCCGCCGGGCTCCGTGATATCGCCAacactcttcaacatcgcaatgattgGACTGGCTCGAAGACTAAGgaagattgatggcatccagcatgcAATACATGCTGACGACATTACGGTCTGGGTCAATCGAGGCTCCCTAGGACAGAAGCAAGAAAAAGTGCAGGAAGCGGCCAAGTGCGTGGAAGAATATGTCAGAGAAAGGGGCCTGGCATGCTCCACCGAAAAATAA